One Thermus sp. CCB_US3_UF1 DNA window includes the following coding sequences:
- the soxX gene encoding sulfur oxidation c-type cytochrome SoxX — translation MKRKALLAMGLLAFGLALSQVSPFRARLEAALGSGGREFAQVMLSQDRGQALCSQYRDRLPPDLIPQFLAEQKALIKYPKSGKLLGDWRNGEKVFTDPKRGNCYACHAGDPKEVAYGTMGPSLTGYGQRGTSEPVVRYTYEKIYNAWAFVPCSLMYRGGVHGLFTPEETADLVAYLLDPNSPINRR, via the coding sequence ATGAAGCGAAAAGCGCTTTTGGCCATGGGGCTTCTGGCTTTTGGGCTGGCCCTTTCCCAGGTGAGCCCCTTCCGGGCCCGCCTCGAGGCCGCCCTAGGGAGCGGGGGGCGGGAGTTCGCCCAGGTGATGCTCTCCCAGGACCGGGGCCAGGCCCTTTGCAGCCAGTACCGGGACAGACTCCCCCCCGACCTCATACCCCAGTTCCTGGCCGAGCAGAAGGCCCTCATCAAGTACCCCAAAAGCGGTAAGCTCCTGGGGGACTGGAGGAACGGGGAGAAGGTCTTCACCGACCCTAAGCGGGGCAACTGCTACGCCTGCCACGCGGGCGACCCCAAGGAGGTGGCCTACGGCACCATGGGCCCCTCCCTCACCGGCTACGGCCAGCGGGGCACCTCGGAACCCGTGGTCCGCTACACCTACGAGAAGATCTACAACGCCTGGGCCTTCGTGCCCTGCTCCCTCATGTACCGGGGCGGGGTCCATGGCCTCTTCACCCCGGAGGAGACCGCCGACCTGGTGGCCTACCTCCTGGACCCCAACTCCCCCATCAACCGGAGGTGA
- a CDS encoding rhodanese-like domain-containing protein, giving the protein MRRRHLLALLPLLPLARAQGGEGWVQAFGAFLQRVPPASYLVYPTEAKDLLLFEPFVLDVRTLEERKRGYIPGSVHIYAGQVPDRLSELPKDKEALILVYCNSGSVSMVVAAYLRALGYKNAKNIAHGFKGWLDAGLEVEGGS; this is encoded by the coding sequence ATGCGCCGCCGCCACCTCCTCGCCCTTCTGCCCCTCCTTCCCCTGGCCCGGGCCCAGGGAGGGGAGGGGTGGGTGCAGGCCTTCGGGGCCTTCCTCCAGCGGGTGCCTCCCGCGAGCTACCTGGTCTACCCCACGGAGGCCAAGGACCTCCTCCTCTTTGAGCCCTTCGTTCTGGACGTGCGCACCCTGGAGGAGCGGAAACGGGGCTACATCCCGGGCTCGGTGCACATCTACGCCGGCCAGGTGCCCGACCGCCTTTCGGAACTTCCCAAGGACAAGGAGGCCCTGATCCTGGTCTACTGCAACTCGGGGAGCGTGTCCATGGTGGTGGCGGCCTACCTGCGGGCCCTGGGCTACAAGAACGCCAAGAACATCGCCCACGGTTTCAAGGGCTGGCTGGACGCCGGCCTGGAAGTGGAGGGAGGATCATGA
- the soxA gene encoding sulfur oxidation c-type cytochrome SoxA, producing MKDKRTRILFLSLSLAALGGLLGYTQQPKPLDPFEEAMRQRQMYLETFGVLPGELYVEEGKELFFRKGPSGKTLEECDFGLGKGKLEGVYAVLPKYFPDSRKVEDLESRVYTCMQTVQGYKPQAIKREEVKAITTYIASFSSKAKMQVVPKHPQELAMYNLGRELWYARAGARDMSCAVCHDQYAGQRVRLSPVRSPKQGLGSEWPAYRFEADKLYTMEDRIAFCYESIAIPAPAFYSEPYIALTLYMLAEATKAGRSFEELPFFTR from the coding sequence GTGAAGGACAAGCGAACCCGCATCCTTTTCCTTTCCCTGAGCCTGGCCGCCCTGGGGGGGCTCTTGGGCTACACCCAGCAGCCCAAGCCCCTGGACCCCTTTGAGGAGGCCATGCGCCAGCGGCAGATGTACCTGGAGACCTTCGGGGTTCTCCCCGGGGAGCTTTACGTGGAGGAGGGCAAGGAGCTCTTCTTCCGCAAGGGCCCCAGCGGCAAGACCCTGGAGGAGTGCGACTTCGGCCTGGGCAAGGGCAAGCTGGAGGGGGTCTACGCCGTCTTGCCCAAGTACTTCCCCGATAGCCGCAAGGTGGAGGACCTGGAAAGCCGGGTCTACACCTGCATGCAGACCGTCCAGGGCTACAAGCCCCAGGCCATCAAGCGGGAGGAGGTCAAGGCCATCACCACCTACATCGCCAGCTTCTCCTCCAAGGCCAAGATGCAGGTGGTGCCCAAGCACCCCCAGGAGCTGGCCATGTACAACCTGGGGCGGGAGCTATGGTACGCCCGCGCCGGGGCGCGGGACATGAGCTGCGCCGTCTGCCACGACCAGTATGCCGGCCAGCGGGTGCGCCTCTCCCCGGTGCGGAGCCCCAAACAAGGTCTAGGGAGCGAGTGGCCCGCCTACCGCTTTGAGGCGGACAAGCTCTACACCATGGAGGACCGCATCGCCTTCTGCTACGAGTCCATCGCCATCCCTGCTCCCGCCTTCTACTCCGAGCCCTACATCGCCCTGACCCTGTACATGCTGGCCGAGGCCACCAAGGCCGGGCGTTCCTTTGAGGAGTTGCCCTTCTTCACCCGCTAG
- the soxB gene encoding thiosulfohydrolase SoxB gives MNRRDFLFLLSVLGGLGPRALAQVREDPARLYDLPPYGEATLLYFSDLHGQAFPHHFMEPPNLIAPKPLMGRPGYLTGEAILRYYGVGRGTPLAYLLSYLDFVELARAFGPIGGMAALTALIRQQKAQVEAAGGQALVLDGGDTWTNSGLSLLTQGEAIVEWQNLTGVDHMVSHWEWTLGRQRVEELLKKFRGEHLSYNVVDELFGDPLFPAYRIHTLGGYAVAVVGATYPYVKVSHPEGFTEGLSFALDEKRLQETVDAARAEGADAVVLLSHNGLQLDAALAERVQGIDLILSGHTHDLTPLPWRVGKTWIVAGSAAGKALMRVDLKLRRGGVANLRVRVLPVLAQHLPKAADVEAWLEARMAPHRAHLLEALAVAETLLYKRDTLYSTFDQLVGEAVKALYPEVEVVFSPAVRWGTTILPGQAITRDHLYAFTGFTYPELYLFWLRGEQIRNVLEDIASNVFSPDPFYQQGGDVSRTHGLRYALDPDAPLGRRVQRVEVGGRPLDPGRRYLVAAYGGRLQRAGEARAGYEPKPIYALLEAYLKGVGRVRVLPEPNVRVLGRNYRIPEVRG, from the coding sequence ATGAACCGCAGGGACTTCCTCTTCCTCCTTTCCGTCCTAGGGGGCCTGGGGCCCAGGGCCCTGGCCCAGGTGCGGGAGGACCCTGCCCGCCTTTACGACCTCCCCCCCTACGGGGAGGCCACCCTCCTCTACTTCTCCGACCTCCACGGCCAGGCCTTCCCCCACCACTTCATGGAACCCCCCAACCTCATCGCCCCCAAGCCCCTGATGGGCCGCCCCGGCTACCTCACCGGGGAGGCCATCCTCCGCTACTACGGGGTGGGGCGGGGCACGCCCTTGGCCTACCTCCTCTCCTACCTGGACTTTGTGGAGCTGGCCCGCGCCTTTGGCCCCATCGGGGGGATGGCCGCCCTCACCGCCCTTATCCGCCAGCAAAAGGCCCAGGTGGAAGCCGCAGGCGGGCAGGCCCTGGTCCTGGACGGGGGGGATACCTGGACCAACTCCGGGCTTTCCCTGCTCACCCAGGGAGAGGCCATCGTGGAGTGGCAGAACCTCACCGGGGTGGACCACATGGTCTCCCACTGGGAGTGGACCTTGGGGCGGCAAAGGGTGGAGGAGCTCCTCAAGAAGTTCCGGGGGGAACACCTTTCCTACAACGTGGTGGACGAGCTCTTTGGCGACCCCCTCTTCCCCGCCTACCGCATCCATACCCTGGGGGGGTACGCCGTGGCCGTGGTGGGGGCCACCTACCCCTACGTGAAGGTTTCCCACCCCGAGGGCTTTACCGAAGGGCTTTCCTTCGCCCTGGACGAGAAGCGCCTGCAGGAGACGGTGGACGCGGCCCGGGCCGAGGGGGCGGACGCGGTGGTCCTCCTCTCCCACAACGGCCTGCAGCTGGATGCCGCCCTGGCGGAAAGGGTGCAGGGGATTGACCTGATCCTCTCCGGCCACACCCACGACCTCACCCCCTTGCCCTGGCGGGTAGGGAAGACCTGGATCGTGGCGGGAAGCGCGGCGGGAAAGGCCCTCATGCGGGTGGACCTGAAGCTCCGCCGGGGCGGGGTCGCCAACCTGCGGGTCCGGGTCCTGCCCGTCCTGGCCCAGCACCTGCCCAAGGCGGCGGACGTGGAGGCCTGGCTGGAGGCCCGGATGGCCCCCCACCGCGCCCACCTCTTGGAAGCCTTGGCCGTTGCCGAAACCCTCCTCTACAAGCGGGATACCCTCTACTCCACCTTTGACCAGCTGGTGGGGGAGGCGGTGAAGGCCCTCTACCCCGAGGTGGAGGTGGTCTTCAGCCCCGCGGTGCGCTGGGGGACCACCATCCTTCCCGGGCAGGCCATCACCCGCGACCACCTTTACGCCTTTACCGGGTTCACCTACCCCGAGCTCTACCTCTTCTGGCTGCGGGGGGAACAGATAAGGAACGTCTTGGAGGACATCGCCAGCAACGTCTTCAGCCCCGACCCTTTCTACCAACAAGGGGGGGATGTGAGCCGCACCCACGGGCTCCGCTACGCCTTGGACCCCGATGCCCCCCTGGGGCGCCGGGTCCAGAGGGTGGAGGTGGGGGGAAGGCCCTTGGACCCCGGCCGCCGCTACCTGGTGGCCGCCTACGGGGGGCGGCTCCAGCGGGCGGGGGAGGCCAGGGCCGGCTACGAGCCCAAGCCCATCTACGCCCTCTTGGAGGCCTACCTCAAGGGGGTGGGGAGGGTTAGGGTTCTCCCCGAGCCCAACGTGCGGGTTCTGGGGCGCAACTACCGCATACCGGAGGTGAGAGGATGA
- the soxX gene encoding sulfur oxidation c-type cytochrome SoxX, translating into MRKVVFALMVLSLVALAQRYFQDQELERIKTAGRAYAEVFLNQRPDQALCSLHKNRLPADLLPQFLEAQRAQIRYPQNGKLMGDWKKGGAIFNNLQKANCFSCHFGSPVHLGGDVGPSLEKYGLKRGQSEAVQRYTYEVIYNAWAFFPCTVMYRFGAQGLLTPEEIADVVAYLLDPESDFNTKPAVGSK; encoded by the coding sequence ATGAGAAAGGTCGTTTTCGCCCTGATGGTCCTTTCCCTGGTGGCCTTGGCCCAGCGTTACTTCCAGGACCAGGAACTGGAGCGCATCAAGACCGCGGGCAGGGCCTACGCTGAGGTTTTCCTCAACCAGCGTCCGGACCAGGCCCTCTGCTCCCTCCACAAAAACCGCCTCCCCGCTGACCTCCTGCCCCAGTTCCTGGAGGCCCAGCGGGCCCAGATCCGCTACCCGCAAAACGGCAAGCTCATGGGGGATTGGAAGAAGGGCGGGGCCATCTTCAACAACCTGCAGAAGGCCAACTGCTTCTCCTGCCACTTCGGCTCCCCCGTGCACCTGGGGGGGGACGTGGGCCCCAGCCTGGAGAAGTACGGTCTCAAGCGGGGCCAGTCCGAGGCGGTCCAGCGCTACACCTACGAGGTCATCTACAACGCCTGGGCCTTCTTCCCTTGCACGGTCATGTACCGCTTCGGGGCCCAGGGCCTCCTGACCCCGGAGGAGATCGCCGACGTGGTGGCCTACCTCCTGGACCCCGAGTCCGACTTCAACACCAAGCCCGCGGTGGGGTCTAAATGA